The Thunnus thynnus chromosome 2, fThuThy2.1, whole genome shotgun sequence genome includes a region encoding these proteins:
- the anxa1a gene encoding annexin A1a, whose translation MSFIQAFLQQTVYLGMPDDSALKNEGTVTAAPNFSPNGDAAVLEKAIKAKGVDENTIIEILVKRSNEQRQQIKEAYQQASGKPLESAMKSALKGDLEDVVLALLKTPAQYDAQQLKLAMKGLGTDEDTLIEIMSSRTNREILDMKKAYKEDYKKDLEDDIRSDTSGDFRTALLTLCKAGRTEGVCEQLIDSDARALYEAGEGRKGKDCSVFIDILTTRSALHLRKVFDRYSKYSKVDVAKAIDLEMKGDIESCLTAVVKCAGSKSAFFAEKLYLAMKGKGTRKNILTRIMVSRSEIDMKHIKNEYKKNYGKTLHQDILDDTKGDYEKILLALCGGEN comes from the exons ATGTCTTTCATCCAAGCCTTCCTGCAGCAGACGGTCTATTTGGGCATGCCTGATGACTCA GCCCTAAAGAACGAGGGAACGGTGACAGCAGCGCCCAATTTCAGCCCCAACGGAGATGCAGCAGTCTTGGAAAAGGCCATCAAGGCAAAAG GTGTTGATGAGAAcaccattattgaaattctggtGAAAAGGAGCAACGAGCAGAGACAGCAGATCAAAGAGGCCTACCAGCAGGCCAGTGGCAAG CCTCTGGAATCAGCAATGAAGAGCGCCCTGAAGGGAGATCTGGAGGATGTGGTGTTGGCTCTGCTGAAAACACCAGCCCAGTATGATGCCCAGCAGCTGAAACTGgcaatgaag GGTCTGGGAACAGACGAGGATACCCTGATCGAGATTATGTCCTCTCGAACCAACAGAGAGATCCTGGACATGAAGAAGGCCTACAAGGAAG ATTACAAGAAGGACCTGGAGGATGACATCAGATCTGACACCAGTGGAGACTTCAGGACTGCCCTCCTTACACTCTGCAAG GCTGGCAGGACTGAGGGAGTGTGTGAGCAGCTGATTGACAGCGATGCAAGGGCTCTGTATGAAGCAGGAGAGGGCAGGAAGGGCAAAGACTGCTCCGTCTTCATTGACATCCTCACCACCAGGAGTGCCCTTCATCTTCGTAAAG TATTTGACAGGTACTCAAAGTACAGCAAAGTGGACGTAGCCAAAGCTATCGACCTGGAGATGAAGGGTGATATTGAGAGTTGTCTCACAGCAGTAG TGAAGTGTGCTGGAAGCAAGTCTGCATTCTTCGCTGAGAAGCTCTACTTGGCCATGAAG GGTAAAGGAACCCGCAAAAACATCCTGACCCGTATCATGGTGAGCCGCTCCGAAATtgacatgaaacacatcaaGAATGAGTACAAGAAGAACTACGGCAAAACACTCCATCAGGATATTCTG gatgaCACTAAAGGAGACTACGAGAAGATTCTGCTCGCTCTCTGTGGGGGTGAAAATTAA
- the cyp1d1 gene encoding cytochrome P450 1D1, with translation MRLAFGTLPIKEVPCTSLSSVTVALCLLTLLLMALRGRKSHKSLFHLNCYSQLDQMKYPPPPGPTPWPLVGNLLQMGDQIHLSLTRLRLQYGDVFKMRLGSLTVVVLSGYTTIRQALVRQGEAFAGRPDLFTFSAVANGTSMTFSEKYGPAWMLHKKLCKNALRSFSQAEPRGSGATCLLEEHVCAEAAEMLEVIREQAAKMEKGEDMTGIDPVMPLVTSVANVVCALCFGKRYDYNDKEFLTIVHINNEVLRIFAAGNLADFFPVFRYFPSPSLRKMVQHIRRMNGFMERSIEEHINTFDKNCIRDITDALIALCEDRDENKDTSMLSNSQIIHTVIDIFGAGFDTIIAGLQWSLLYLIKFPDIQDRIHQEIDDHIGTSRLPRFSDKPKMPFTEAFIYEVFRHASYVPFTIPHCTTRNITLNGFFIPKDTCVFINQYQVNHDIDLWGDPDTFRPARFLSSSGLLNKELTEKVLIFGMGKRRCLGDGFARLEMFVFLTTLLHGLRIQNVPGQELDLSTDFGLTMKPRPYRITISSRF, from the exons ATGAGACTAGCGTTTGGGACTCTACCCATCAAGGAGGTCCCCTGTACCTCTCTGTCTAGTGTCACTGTTGCTCTTTGTCTTCTCACTCTGCTCCTGATGGCTCTCAGGGGCCGTAAGAGCCACAAATCCCTCTTCCACCTGAATTGTTACTCCCAGTTGGACCAGATGAAATACCCCCCTCCTCCTGGCCCCACACCTTGGCCGCTTGTTGGTAATCTGCTCCAGATGGGGGACCAGATTCATCTCTCTCTAACCCGATTGAGGCTCCAGTATGGCGATGTTTTCAAG ATGCGTCTGGGCTCTTTGACTGTTGTCGTCCTGAGTGGATACACCACCATCAGGCAGGCGCTGGTTCGGCAGGGGGAAGCTTTTGCTGGGCGACCTGACCTTTTTACGTTTTCTGCTGTAGCCAATGGGACCAGTATGACCTTCAGCGAGAAGTATGGACCTGCCTGGATGCTGCATAAGAAGCTGTGTAAGAATGCTCTCAGGTCTTTCTCCCAGGCTGAACCTAGGGGGTCTGGTGCCACCTGTCTGCTGGAGGAGCATGTATGTGCTGAGGCTGCTGAGATGTTGGAGGTGATTCGGGAACAAGCTGCTAAGATGGAAAAAGGGGAAGATATGACAGGTATAGATCCGGTGATGCCGCTGGTAACATCAGTGGCAAATGTGGTCTGTGCACTCTGTTTTGGGAAAAGGTATGACTACAATGACAAGGAGTTCCTCACTATTGTCCACATCAACAACGAGGTCTTGAGGATCTTTGCAGCAGGGAACCTGGCTGATTTCTTCCCTGTGTTCCGCTACTTTCCAAGTCCATCTCTGAGAAAGATGGTCCAGCACATCCGCAGGATGAATGGATTCATGGAGCGAAGCATCGAGGAACACATCAACACCTTTGATAAG aaCTGTATCCGGGACATAACAGACGCTCTGATTGCACTTTGTgaagacagagatgaaaataAGGATACGTCTATGCTCTCCAACTCTCAGATCATTCACACTGTCATAGACATCTTTGGTGCAG GATTTGACACCATCATTGCTGGTTTACAGTGGAGCCTGTTGTACCTCATCAAGTTTCCAGACATCCAGGACAGAATACACCAGGAGATAG aTGACCACATTGGCACTTCCAGATTGCCACGGTTTTCAGATAAGCCCAAGATGCCTTTCACTGAGGCTTTCATCTATGAAGTATTTCGTCATGCTTCCTATGTCCCTTTCACCATACCTCACTG tACCACAAGAAACATAACCCTTAATGGATTCTTCATTCCCAAAGATACCTGTGTCTTCATCAACCAGTATCAGGTCAATCATGATAT TGATCTTTGGGGTGACCCAGACACATTTCGCCCTGCACGCTTCCTGAGTTCATCAGGGCTTCTCAACAAGGAGCTGACGGAGAAGGTTCTCATCTTCGGCATGGGGAAGAGACGTTGTCTTGGTGATGGATTTGCACGTTTGGAGATGTTTGTCTTTCTCACCACGCTGCTCCATGGGCTGCGGATCCAAAATGTTCCAGGTCAAGAGCTGGATCTCAGCACTGATTTTGGTCTGACTATGAAACCACGTCCTTACAGGATTACCATCTCCTCGAGGTTTTAG
- the LOC137194093 gene encoding uncharacterized protein — MKKWTAFRRWIGADRRKHPGQEVNQGQSESQLSDSCDATDQATATERSQDVKIYIPYESAELCITQIAEDMEAMKKRHLEMVQELEENFQMTARENQEWTMQRIRCHYQNKLNTLRRILDLYQEKVEKKNADWEKRVVALSAQNEQLLDEQRRSKEEALRWHREKSKMLELFSNRLDVLHSHQASTLQELQMARQEVGKVQEILMLSSQEQQQEAAEEGVSSENKGLSAQQQTVVCSESERPLEGAKARLEELKESLYQREREITELLEAEKSPIPQPPCSVLLPTVIHKAHAICSAVAETRALLDQMIEENLVALVNARDKLDRLQMAREDSNDREEETTDQEGSDEYESSLSLLQETVREFEVSQLALGCIKTGETPLVNDGDAVSELEDLLGRGTIKTTEGVKSVGHQLLLLQDQLKQVKDEKKKIIENYTSERTLRKKYYNMVQDMKGKIRVFCRIRPVSRSETVQGGAIVVDKIDDYSVCVETPRGQREFQFDWVFSAEASQEDLFHDTNRLIQSAIDGYNVCIFAYGQTGSGKTFTMVGDKEQKSPGIMPRSFKAIFDIIQENSPKFSFKVSTYMLELYNDRLQDLFVSLAGEAHAQPQSHGQTRRVEIKRNRKGVVFAQGAETKEASSAQELYALFQQACANRHISATKMNVESSRSHLIVGIMVESRNLTNGNVSTGKLSLVDLAGSERAAKTGAKDHQLKEANSINKSLSALGDVISALSAEMPHVPYRNSKLTEVMQDSLGGNAKTLMIVNISPSECNLDETLTSLVYATRVKAITNSAQRNVESKEIAQLKELIMKLRSGQTVEEEDV, encoded by the exons ATGAAGAAGTGGACTGCGTTCAGACGTTGGATCGGTGCTGATCGGAGGAAACACCCTGGACAAGAAGTCAACCAAG GCCAATCAGAATCTCAGCTGTCAGACAGCTGTGATGCGACAGATCAGGCGACAGCAACTGAGCGATCACAAGATGTCAAGATCTACATCCCCTATGAGTCAGCTGAACTCTGCATCACTCAG ATAGCCGAGGACATGGAAGCGATGAAGAAAAGACATCTGGAGATGGtgcaggagctggaggagaacTTCCAAATGACAGCACGGGAGAACCAG GAATGGACCATGCAGAGGATCAGATGTCATTATCAGAACAAGTTGAACACTCTGAGGAGAATCCTGGACCTCTACCAGGAGAAGGTGGAGAAGAAGAACGCTGACTGGGAGAAGAGAGTAGTG GCCTTGAGTGCACAGAACGAGCAACTGCTGGATGAGCAGAGGAGAAGTAAAGAAGAGGCCTTGCGGTGGCACAGAGAAAAG AGCAAAATGTTGGAGTTGTTCTCCAACAGGCTGGACGTCCTGCACAGCCACCAGGCCTCCA CACTACAGGAGCTGCAGATGGCCAGACAGGAAGTGGGTAAAGTCCAAGAAATATTGATGCTATCATCtcaagagcagcagcaggaagcagcTGAGGAAGGTGTAAGCTCAGAGAACAAAGGACTATCAGCTCAACAGCAGACTGTG GTCTGCAGTGAGTCTGAGCGACCACTGGAGGGAGCTAAAGCCCGTCTGGAGGAACTGAAGGAGAGCTTGtatcagagggagagagagatcacagagctgctggaggCAGAAAAGAGTCCCATCCCTCAGCCACCCTGCAGTGTTCTCCTTCCCACTGTCATACACAAG gCTCATGCCATCTGCTCTGCTGTAGCTGAGACCAGAGCTCTTTTGGACCAAATGATTGAGGAGAATCTTGTTGCTCTGGTCAACGCCAGAGACAAACTGGACCGTCTACAGATGGCCAGAGAAGACAGCaatgacagagaggaggagaccacAGACCAAGAGGG GTCAGATGAATATGAGTCGAGTTTGTCTTTACTACAAGAAACTGTGAGGGAGTTCGAGGTTTCTCAACTGGCTTTAGGCTGTATCAAAACTGGAGAAACCCCTCTTGTGAATG ATGGTGATGCAGTCTCAGAACTGGAGGACCTCCTGGGACGAGGAACAATCAAAACCACAGAGGGAGTGAAGAGTGTTGGCCATCAACTTCTCCTGCTGCAGGATCAG CTGAAGCAAGTCAAAGACGAGAAAAAGAAGATCATTGAGAACTACACTTCAGAAAGGACATTGAGGAAGAAATACTACAATATGGTGCAAGACATGAAAG gtAAAATCCGAGTGTTTTGTCGGATACGACCAGTGAGTCGATCCGAGACTGTGCAGGGTGGGGCCATCGTTGTGGATAAAATAGATGATTACTCTGTTTGTGTGGAGACCCCACGTGGGCAGAGGGAGTTTCAGTTTGACTGGGTGTTCAGTGCTGAAGCCTCCCAAGAAGACCTGTTTCATGACACCAACAG GCTGATCCAGTCGGCTATTGATGGTTATAACGTCTGCATCTTTGCATATGGCCAGACGGGCTCAGGGAAGACCTTCACCATGGTTGGGGACAAGGAACAGAAGAGCCCCGGGATCATGCCGAGATCTTTTAAGGCCATATTTGATATCATACAGGAGAACAGCCCCAAATTCAGCTTCAAG GTTTCGACCTATATGCTGGAGCTGTACAATGACAGGCTGCAGGACCTCTTTGTGAGCCTGGCTGGTGAGGCCCATGCACAGCCCCAGTCTCATGGCCAAACCAGGCGAGTGGAGATCAAGAGGAACAGAAAGGGGGTTGTGTTCGCCCAAGGAGCAGAGACAAAGGAGGCCTCCAGTGCCCAGGAGCTCTACGCTCTGTTCCAGCAGGCCTGCGCCAACCGACACATCTCTGCCACCA AGATGAATGTGGAGAGTTCCCGCTCCCACCTCATTGTTGGCATCATGGTGGAGAGCAGGAATCTGACCAATGGGAATGTGAGCACCGGGAAGCTGAGCCTCGTGGACCTGGCAGGCAGTGAGAGAGCAGCCAAGACTGGAGCCAAGGACCACCAGCTGAAG GAGGCTAACTCCATTAACAAGTCTCTGAGTGCCCTGGGTGATGTGATATCAGCTTTGTCTGCTGAAATGCCCCATGTACCGTACCGCAATAGCAAGCTGACTGAG GTCATGCAGGACTCTCTGGGTGGCAACGCTAAAACACTCATGATCGTCAACATCTCTCCCTCAGAGTGCAACCTTGATGAGACGCTCACATCACTTGT TTATGCAACAAGAGTCAAGGCCATAACCAACAGTGCTCAGAGAAATGTGGAAAGCAAAGAGATTGCTCAGCTAAAAGAG TTGATCATGAAGTTGAGATCAGGACAGACAGTGGAAGAGGAGGACGTCTGA